A stretch of Rhododendron vialii isolate Sample 1 chromosome 4a, ASM3025357v1 DNA encodes these proteins:
- the LOC131324480 gene encoding flavonoid 3',5'-hydroxylase 2-like, which produces MAIYIIWFREIAAATLVFFLTRFFLGSLLLLLLKPARKLPPGPKGWPVIGALPLLGTMPHVALAQMAKKYGPIVYLKMGTCDMVVASTPASARAFLKTLDTNFSNRPPNAGATLLAYDSQDLVFADYGPKWTLLRKLCKVHMLGGKALDDTAHVRATELGYMLRAMVDSSKRGEPVVISELMTYAMANIVGQVIIGRRVFVTHGSESNEFKDMVAELMTKAGLFNVGDFIPSIAWMDLQGIVGRMKKMHSKWDALITKMVTEHAESAHERRGSPDFLDVLMANREQNSKGTGLSVTNIKALLLNLFTAGTDTSSSVIEWALAEMVLNPAILKRAQQEMDQVIGKDRRLQESDVPKLPYLQAICKETYRKHPSTPLNLPRISSEACEVNGYYVPKNTRLSVNIWAIGRDPDVWENPLEFDPERFMSGKNAKMDPRGNDFELIPFGAGRRICAGTRMGVVMVEYFLGTLVHSFDWKLPDGMAELNMDEAFGLALQKAVPLAAIVTPRLHSSAYAM; this is translated from the exons ATGGCCATAtacataatctggtttagggaGATTGCAGCAGCAACTCTAGTCTTTTTTCTCACCAGGTTCTTCCTCGgttccctcctcctcctcctcctcaaacCCGCCCGTAAACTCCCGCCCGGTCCGAAAGGATGGCCGGTCATTGGCGCCTTACCCCTTCTCGGAACCATGCCTCATGTCGCCCTGGCCCAAATGGCCAAGAAATATGGACCCATCGTCTACCTGAAAATGGGCACTTGCGACATGGTGGTGGCCTCGACTCCAGCGTCGGCCCGAGCCTTCCTGAAAACCCTGGACACGAATTTCTCGAACCGTCCACCCAATGCCGGCGCAACCCTCTTGGCCTACGACAGCCAAGACTTGGTCTTCGCCGACTATGGCCCGAAGTGGACGTTGTTGCGTAAGCTGTGCAAGGTGCACATGCTCGGCGGAAAAGCGCTCGATGACACGGCCCATGTCCGGGCCACAGAGCTGGGGTACATGCTCCGGGCCATGGTCGACTCGAGCAAACGGGGCGAGCCGGTGGTTATATCGGAGCTGATGACTTACGCCATGGCCAACATCGTAGGGCAGGTGATCATCGGGCGTCGCGTGTTTGTCACGCACGGTTCGGAGTCGAACGAGTTCAAGGACATGGTGGCGGAGCTCATGACCAAAGCCGGACTGTTCAACGTGGGCGATTTTATACCGTCGATTGCGTGGATGGACCTGCAAGGGATCGTCGGTCGCATGAAGAAGATGCACAGCAAGTGGGATGCTTTGATAACGAAGATGGTAACGGAGCACGCCGAGTCGGCCCACGAGCGTCGAGGGAGCCCGGATTTTCTCGATGTTCTTATGGCTAATAGAGAGCAAAATTCGAAGGGCACTGGACTTAGCGTCACCAACATTAAAGCACTCCTTTTG AATCTATTTACCGCCGGTACCGATACATCCTCCAGCGTGATCGAATGGGCACTGGCTGAAATGGTGCTGAATCCCGCCATCCTCAAACGGGCACAACAAGAGATGGATCAGGTCATTGGAAAAGACAGGAGATTACAAGAGTCCGACGTGCCGAAACTGCCTTACCTGCAAGCCATATGCAAAGAAACCTACCGGAAGCACCCTTCCACCCCGCTCAACCTCCCCCGGATCTCGTCCGAAGCGTGTGAGGTGAACGGCTACTACGTGCCCAAGAACACGAGGCTGAGCGTGAACATATGGGCGATCGGGAGGGACCCCGACGTCTGGGAAAACCCCCTGGAGTTCGACCCGGAGAGGTTCATGAGCGGGAAGAACGCGAAGATGGACCCGCGGGGGAACGACTTCGAGCTGATTCCGTTCGGGGCGGGGCGGAGGATATGCGCGGGGACCAGGATGGGGGTCGTGATGGTGGAGTACTTTCTGGGCACGTTGGTGCACTCGTTCGACTGGAAATTGCCGGATGGAATGGCTGAGCTGAACATGGATGAGGCCTTTGGCCTTGCTTTGCAGAAGGCCGTGCCTCTGGCGGCTATAGTTACCCCGCGGTTGCATTCAAGTGCTTATGCTATGTAG
- the LOC131324481 gene encoding endo-1,3;1,4-beta-D-glucanase-like gives MANAQCCANAPTLSSTCGAGHVEEFGGLKNYISGPSDSKLAILLVSDVFGYEAPNLRLLADKCAAAGYLVVVPDFLHGDPFDKSNPNRTFQAWCDAHPIDKVTETAISVVEALKAKGVSTIGCAGFCWGAQVVVKLGQHPYINAAVLLHPSFVTLDEILAVKVPISILGAENDQISPPELLKQFGKALEAKKEVDCFLKIFPGVSHGWTVKYPSDDEEAVKRAAEAHQDMLDWFAKFIC, from the exons ATGGCAAATGCGCAGTGTTGTGCCAATGCTCCAACCCTAAGCTCAACCTGCGGAGCAGGACACGTGGAGGAATTTGGTGGCCTTAAAAACTATATTTCTGGTCCCTCTGATTCCAAGCTCGCTATCCTCCTCGTCTCCGATGTTTTTG GATACGAGGCTCCAAATTTGAG GTTGCTTGCTGACAAGTGTGCAGCTGCTGGTTACCTTGTGGTGGTTCCAGACTTCTTACATGGAGATCCCTTTGACAAAAGCAATCCTAATAGGACATTCCAAGCTTGGTGTGATGCTCATCCAATT GACAAAGTAACTGAAACAGCAATATCAGTAGTTGAAGCTCTAAAAGCCAAGGGTGTGTCTACAATTGGATGTGCAGGCTTCTGTTGGGGAG CCCAAGTTGTTGTGAAACTAGGCCAGCATCCTTATATCAATGCGGCAGTGCTGTTACATCCTTCATTTGTTACGTTGGATGAGATCCTGG CGGTTAAGGTCCCCATTTCAATTCTGGGAGCTGAAAACGACCAAATTTCTCCACCGGAACTCTTGAAACAATTTGGCAAGGCCTTGGAGGCTAAAAAAGAG GTTGACTGCTTTCTGAAGATATTTCCTGGGGTTTCGCATGGGTGGACAGTGAAGTACCCAAGCGACGATGAAGAGGCTGTCAAGCGCGCGGCAGAGGCCCACCAAGATATGTTGGATTGGTTTGCTAAGTTCATATGTTGA